A DNA window from Candidatus Bathyarchaeota archaeon contains the following coding sequences:
- a CDS encoding M23 family metallopeptidase: MSAKISRRKFLYAGTGLVAAASVGYLTKDYWSPLIQDLTTQPEHSPSPIQTLTPEPIVTSTTTKTFEKIDLELLLFHDYHGDGAKQDDEPVIQDASFDVFDDNGNRILDRIRGNGNGIYRLDDLIDGIEYEVIFSKDTLRKYRYLSISNKEFRENSDYKFIANSNMPEISLGLMEGFLTLPIRDGTNWEFQETSFYDHGGPPFIKDGKIRDWKGGNQTYDGHAGTDFYMSNGQLIVAAAPGTTILTEDGWHTSFSKLNNYHRKHGNRIMIYHDNGMKTYYCHLDDGLFVKTKERVKRGQLIAFSDRSGTLVKRQPHLHFGVYIGSSVVEWGFNSDPYGDIENPNSKSLWTKDNDPQYPNPD; the protein is encoded by the coding sequence TTGTCTGCCAAAATTTCTAGAAGAAAATTTCTTTATGCAGGAACTGGATTAGTAGCAGCTGCGAGTGTAGGTTATTTAACAAAGGATTATTGGAGTCCATTAATTCAGGATTTAACTACTCAACCTGAACATTCTCCTTCACCTATTCAAACATTGACACCTGAACCCATTGTTACCTCAACAACTACCAAAACTTTTGAAAAAATCGACTTAGAATTACTGTTATTCCACGACTATCATGGAGATGGTGCAAAACAAGATGATGAACCAGTTATCCAAGATGCTAGTTTTGATGTTTTTGATGATAATGGTAATAGAATCCTTGACAGGATTAGAGGAAATGGTAATGGAATTTATAGATTAGATGATTTGATTGACGGGATAGAGTATGAAGTTATATTTTCTAAAGATACATTGAGAAAATACAGGTATCTATCGATCTCTAACAAAGAATTCAGGGAGAATTCCGATTACAAATTTATTGCCAATTCCAACATGCCTGAAATATCATTGGGGCTGATGGAGGGTTTCTTAACATTACCGATTAGAGATGGTACAAATTGGGAATTCCAAGAGACCTCCTTCTATGACCATGGAGGTCCCCCTTTTATAAAGGATGGGAAGATCCGAGACTGGAAAGGCGGGAATCAAACATACGATGGCCATGCAGGAACTGACTTTTATATGTCTAATGGTCAACTGATAGTTGCTGCTGCTCCAGGTACAACTATATTAACCGAAGATGGTTGGCATACTTCATTTTCTAAATTGAATAATTACCATAGAAAACATGGAAATAGAATTATGATCTACCACGATAATGGTATGAAAACTTATTATTGCCACTTAGATGATGGTTTATTTGTTAAAACGAAAGAAAGAGTAAAAAGAGGGCAGCTTATAGCGTTCTCAGACAGATCAGGAACATTAGTTAAGAGACAACCACACCTTCATTTTGGTGTTTATATAGGGTCCTCTGTTGTAGAGTGGGGATTTAATTCAGATCCCTATGGAGATATTGAAAACCCAAATTCAAAATCTCTCTGGACAAAAGATAATGACCCTCAATATCCAAATCCAGATTAA
- a CDS encoding Lrp/AsnC ligand binding domain-containing protein yields the protein MVTAFVFISTELGEEKNLLKQLRSISNVKEAHIVYGVYDIVVKVEAENMDILKEMVTRNIRSLSEVRSTITMTVAEGI from the coding sequence ATGGTTACGGCTTTTGTATTCATAAGTACTGAATTGGGAGAAGAAAAAAATCTCCTCAAACAATTAAGAAGCATCAGCAATGTAAAAGAAGCACACATAGTTTACGGTGTTTATGATATAGTAGTTAAGGTCGAAGCTGAAAACATGGACATACTGAAGGAAATGGTAACTCGTAATATTCGAAGTCTAAGTGAAGTAAGAAGCACTATAACAATGACCGTTGCTGAAGGAATCTAG
- a CDS encoding alcohol dehydrogenase catalytic domain-containing protein, protein MKAVLKRDTKPGIEVGEIEKPEIGSRDVLVKVKATAYCGSDIHLYHWDGQAIKWNPPLPKILGHEFSGDVVEVGEHVRSIKVGDIIAAETHIPCEECYMCKTGRMHICENMQIFGCHTDTGSFAEYAAIPETIAYKLPEGTTYEEGALYEPCGVAMHAVQRAHPEPGDTAVVLGCGPIGIYAQQIMNALGSRVVATDIKPFRIEHAKKIGAAREVIDASKGDVISKIKSAIGERGADIVFEGAGSTTTIQQALEAVALCGRVVLFGACPDNPTLDTSSFITYKEIDVLGMTGRYMYDTWFRVQRFVEDKKIDLTSVVTHKLPLDKAEEGFQLIMKGEASKVLLLP, encoded by the coding sequence ATGAAAGCTGTACTTAAAAGAGATACGAAACCTGGAATCGAAGTTGGCGAGATTGAAAAGCCAGAGATTGGCTCAAGAGATGTACTTGTAAAAGTTAAAGCAACAGCATATTGTGGTTCCGATATTCACTTATATCACTGGGATGGGCAAGCTATAAAATGGAATCCTCCGTTACCCAAAATACTTGGACACGAATTTAGTGGCGACGTTGTAGAGGTTGGCGAACATGTCAGATCAATCAAGGTTGGAGACATCATAGCTGCAGAGACTCATATTCCTTGTGAAGAATGTTATATGTGTAAAACCGGTAGGATGCACATATGTGAAAATATGCAAATATTTGGTTGTCATACAGACACAGGTTCTTTCGCAGAGTATGCAGCAATCCCTGAGACAATTGCTTATAAATTGCCTGAAGGGACCACGTATGAGGAAGGAGCATTATATGAGCCCTGCGGAGTTGCCATGCATGCTGTTCAAAGAGCCCATCCAGAACCTGGCGATACCGCAGTTGTATTAGGTTGCGGACCGATAGGCATCTATGCACAACAAATTATGAACGCACTTGGTTCAAGAGTTGTAGCTACAGACATAAAACCTTTCAGAATTGAGCATGCAAAAAAGATAGGTGCTGCAAGGGAAGTTATTGATGCGTCCAAAGGTGATGTAATATCAAAAATCAAATCAGCCATTGGAGAACGGGGAGCAGATATCGTTTTTGAAGGAGCTGGATCGACCACCACAATTCAACAAGCATTAGAAGCGGTCGCACTTTGTGGCAGAGTTGTACTATTTGGAGCATGTCCAGATAATCCAACCTTGGATACTTCGAGCTTTATTACATATAAAGAGATAGATGTTCTAGGAATGACTGGTAGATATATGTATGATACTTGGTTCAGGGTTCAAAGATTTGTTGAGGATAAAAAAATAGATCTAACTTCTGTAGTAACTCACAAACTTCCACTAGATAAAGCCGAAGAGGGTTTTCAGCTAATAATGAAAGGCGAAGCTTCCAAAGTATTATTGCTGCCATAA
- a CDS encoding DUF2148 domain-containing protein produces MSKIENNIEKEAVLTGAKLMAGSARTAPKGRGLDRTSIRLLIDDEIIRLAEMMGKKSEKKTIGKAFKRDAKNVRNSQAILLLGVNGTVPKKPEDPINCGACGFKGCSEFMEIKKNKGEDFVGPLCVFEILDLGIAIGSAVKLASYFNIDNRIMYTIGAAAKELELLDSDLIIGIPLNASGKNIYFDRT; encoded by the coding sequence ATGTCAAAAATTGAAAATAACATTGAGAAAGAAGCAGTTTTGACTGGCGCCAAACTTATGGCCGGTAGTGCAAGAACTGCTCCTAAAGGTCGTGGATTGGATAGGACATCAATTAGACTTTTAATAGACGATGAAATCATTCGATTAGCAGAAATGATGGGAAAGAAATCTGAGAAAAAAACAATAGGCAAAGCTTTTAAAAGAGATGCAAAAAATGTGAGAAATTCCCAAGCGATCCTTCTTCTAGGCGTTAATGGTACAGTGCCAAAAAAACCTGAGGATCCTATAAATTGTGGAGCATGTGGTTTTAAAGGATGCTCTGAATTCATGGAAATTAAAAAGAATAAAGGAGAAGATTTTGTAGGTCCCTTATGTGTTTTTGAGATCTTGGATCTTGGCATAGCTATTGGTTCAGCAGTTAAATTAGCTAGCTACTTCAACATTGATAATAGAATCATGTATACTATTGGGGCCGCAGCAAAGGAGTTGGAACTGCTTGATTCAGATTTGATTATAGGCATTCCATTAAACGCTAGTGGTAAGAACATATATTTTGATAGAACGTAG
- a CDS encoding PadR family transcriptional regulator, which translates to MVKSNLDLIILSLLKTKSRWGYEINMEIKEHFKVYLSAGTLYPLLHSLEDKRYIEGIWESEKGRGRRIYKITQEGEDYLATGERISQELMKRIRVEYETS; encoded by the coding sequence TTGGTCAAAAGTAATTTAGATCTGATAATATTATCGCTGTTGAAGACAAAATCGCGGTGGGGCTATGAAATTAATATGGAAATCAAAGAACATTTCAAAGTATATCTTAGTGCAGGTACATTGTACCCATTATTGCATTCCTTAGAAGATAAAAGATATATAGAAGGAATTTGGGAGTCTGAAAAAGGCAGAGGTCGTAGAATCTACAAAATCACACAAGAAGGAGAAGATTACCTGGCAACCGGAGAGAGGATCTCTCAAGAACTAATGAAAAGGATCCGAGTTGAATACGAGACTTCTTAA
- a CDS encoding signal peptidase I, which produces MSKFISIIKRHEWIRLLILAVVLISASNLAWFGLRVALNAEHPILVVVSGSMVPTLNAGDIIAVRGSQPENIAVGTIIVFHSPRDYDTLIVHRVIEKVDYNEGIGFKTKGDFNLFADTWIVPSNYVIGTYIGRVPYIGLVVMKLKEPAGMGFIIFIIAVLLIIELMESRKKKSISSPN; this is translated from the coding sequence ATGAGCAAGTTCATAAGTATTATAAAAAGGCATGAATGGATCAGACTCTTAATTTTAGCTGTAGTATTAATCTCCGCATCAAATTTGGCTTGGTTTGGTTTAAGAGTTGCACTTAATGCTGAACATCCGATTCTGGTTGTTGTTTCTGGAAGCATGGTTCCAACATTAAACGCAGGTGATATAATAGCGGTTCGGGGCTCACAACCTGAAAATATAGCGGTAGGAACAATAATTGTATTTCATAGTCCAAGAGATTATGATACACTCATAGTACATAGAGTAATAGAAAAAGTAGATTACAACGAAGGCATAGGCTTCAAGACTAAAGGCGATTTCAATCTCTTTGCAGATACTTGGATAGTCCCATCAAATTATGTAATCGGAACCTATATCGGAAGAGTGCCTTATATTGGCTTAGTAGTAATGAAATTGAAAGAACCAGCTGGAATGGGCTTTATTATTTTCATTATAGCAGTATTACTAATAATAGAGCTTATGGAATCAAGAAAAAAGAAATCAATCTCATCACCTAATTAA
- a CDS encoding HesA/MoeB/ThiF family protein — MNSDRRNSSKGLSEQEKIRYDRQIILPGIGLDGQKKLKNSKVFIAGAGGLGSPISIYLATAGVGQITIVDKDNVELSNLNRQILHWEKDLDRAKTESAKEKLKMINSDIIIETITAQIDEKNAFDLIKSSDVILDAMDNFPTRFILNKVALELDIPFIHGAIYGLEGRTTTIIPNRTACLRCLFKESPPERAFPVLGVTSGIIGIIEATEAIKFLTGVGELLENRLLIFDGEFLKFYEIEISKDQNCPDCG, encoded by the coding sequence TTGAATAGTGATAGACGAAATTCTTCAAAAGGCCTGAGTGAGCAAGAAAAAATACGGTATGATAGACAGATCATATTGCCTGGAATCGGATTAGATGGTCAAAAAAAGCTTAAGAACTCAAAAGTATTCATAGCGGGCGCTGGCGGATTAGGTAGTCCAATTTCAATTTATTTAGCAACAGCCGGAGTTGGGCAAATAACGATTGTGGATAAAGATAATGTTGAACTGAGTAATTTGAATCGCCAAATACTTCATTGGGAAAAGGATTTAGATCGTGCGAAAACTGAATCGGCTAAAGAGAAGCTAAAAATGATAAATTCTGATATAATAATTGAGACAATTACTGCCCAAATTGATGAAAAAAACGCATTTGATTTGATTAAGAGCTCTGATGTGATTCTGGATGCTATGGACAATTTCCCAACAAGATTTATTCTAAACAAGGTAGCGCTTGAGCTCGATATTCCATTTATACACGGAGCGATATATGGATTAGAAGGGAGAACAACCACTATAATTCCAAATAGAACTGCTTGTCTTAGATGCCTTTTTAAAGAAAGCCCACCAGAAAGGGCCTTTCCAGTATTAGGTGTGACGTCAGGAATTATCGGTATTATTGAAGCTACTGAAGCAATAAAGTTCTTAACAGGAGTCGGGGAATTGTTAGAAAATAGATTACTGATATTCGATGGCGAATTTTTAAAATTTTATGAGATTGAAATCTCAAAAGATCAGAATTGTCCTGATTGTGGCTAA
- a CDS encoding TATA-box-binding protein: MSEDKIFINIENVVASATLKQNIDLNAIVRIFPGVEYRPEQFPGLVYRIKKPKTATLIFSSGKMVCTGAKSARQVRKAVFKVIDDLKNNGIVIVGKPDIQIQNIVASAGLGGYIDLEKCAVSLEKMMYEPEQFPGLIYRMGEPKTVMLLFSSGKLVCTGTKKEEDVEKAVKKLKEILESKDLIHY; this comes from the coding sequence TTGTCCGAGGATAAAATATTCATAAATATCGAGAATGTCGTGGCTTCGGCTACTTTGAAACAAAATATTGACTTGAACGCTATTGTAAGGATATTTCCTGGAGTTGAATATAGACCAGAGCAGTTCCCAGGATTAGTTTATCGCATTAAAAAGCCTAAAACAGCAACTTTAATATTCAGTTCTGGAAAAATGGTGTGCACTGGGGCAAAGTCTGCACGACAAGTAAGGAAAGCTGTTTTTAAAGTAATTGATGATCTTAAGAATAATGGAATTGTTATTGTTGGAAAACCCGATATACAAATACAGAACATTGTAGCGTCTGCAGGACTTGGAGGATACATTGATTTGGAAAAATGTGCTGTATCTCTTGAAAAAATGATGTATGAACCAGAGCAGTTCCCAGGATTAATTTACAGAATGGGCGAGCCAAAAACTGTAATGCTCTTATTCTCAAGCGGTAAGCTCGTATGTACTGGTACAAAGAAAGAAGAGGATGTTGAAAAAGCAGTAAAAAAATTAAAAGAGATCCTCGAATCGAAGGATCTTATTCATTATTAG
- a CDS encoding MTH1187 family thiamine-binding protein encodes MVIAEISVIPLGSGASVSKFVKAALKAIKSSKVKFTVGPMSTTIETDSIDELLEVIKKVHESVFEMGSKRVVTSIKIDDRRDRNSSIQRKLNSIKDH; translated from the coding sequence TTGGTTATAGCAGAAATTTCTGTAATTCCATTAGGATCTGGTGCAAGCGTTTCAAAATTTGTTAAAGCTGCTTTGAAGGCAATTAAATCAAGTAAAGTAAAATTCACTGTTGGGCCTATGAGTACAACTATCGAAACAGATTCTATCGATGAACTCCTTGAGGTTATTAAAAAAGTACACGAATCTGTTTTCGAGATGGGTTCAAAGAGAGTTGTAACTTCAATAAAAATTGATGATAGAAGAGATAGGAATTCATCTATTCAGCGTAAACTAAACTCAATTAAAGATCATTAA
- a CDS encoding TrmB family transcriptional regulator, translating into MSISERTKKSMHEFGLLENEIRSYLSLLKFGQMNATEISKQSNVPYSKVYEILLNLEQKGWIESDDSRPKNFKAKSPSLAIEDTKIRLESIHKKNENQILSELQPLYESKESLEKPEIWILRGESNITDRIGDTISKSKKEILIALPLISRSIAQRISPVLMYLESKGIKITILATEDSAKILKKFKKIAEIRVRDKMFGGGIIADGKEVLLLLGSETEDSEPLAICSEHLGLAKFAREYFEWLFKTSEKI; encoded by the coding sequence ATGTCCATAAGTGAAAGAACTAAAAAATCGATGCATGAATTTGGGCTATTAGAAAATGAAATTCGTAGTTATCTATCTCTTTTGAAATTTGGACAGATGAACGCTACTGAGATAAGTAAGCAATCAAATGTACCATATTCTAAAGTCTACGAAATATTACTGAATTTAGAGCAAAAAGGTTGGATTGAATCTGACGATAGTAGGCCAAAGAATTTTAAAGCTAAATCCCCGTCCCTAGCCATAGAAGATACTAAAATTCGACTTGAATCTATTCATAAAAAAAATGAGAATCAGATCTTGAGTGAATTACAGCCGTTGTATGAAAGTAAAGAGAGTCTTGAGAAGCCTGAAATATGGATTCTAAGGGGAGAGAGCAATATTACTGATAGAATTGGTGATACAATAAGCAAATCGAAAAAAGAAATCCTTATCGCTTTGCCTTTAATATCCCGAAGTATAGCCCAAAGAATTTCTCCAGTTCTGATGTACTTGGAATCAAAAGGGATAAAAATTACAATCCTTGCTACTGAAGACAGTGCAAAAATATTGAAAAAATTTAAGAAAATCGCTGAAATAAGGGTAAGAGATAAGATGTTTGGCGGTGGAATTATCGCAGATGGTAAAGAAGTATTGCTTCTTTTGGGAAGTGAAACTGAGGATAGTGAACCATTGGCGATCTGTTCTGAACACTTAGGTTTAGCAAAATTCGCCAGAGAATATTTTGAATGGCTTTTCAAAACATCAGAAAAAATATGA
- a CDS encoding radical SAM protein has translation MSTTILRKTESICPVCLKVIDAELFIDNDNKVKIRKECKEHGPCVDTYTFSSPELYTWAEKFAHRGTTIENPRTSTKLKCPHDCGICPEHKSHTVLAIIDLTNRCNLKCPICFANAAAAGYVYEPSIDEIKGIIKNLRTNTPIPPPALQFSGGEPTLIDELPDLIIAAKKEGFKHIEVNTNGIRFANDISFFKKCIDAGLNTIYLQFDGLDDGIYRKTRGVPLFDIKLKVIENAKKLNFASIVLVVTLVRGINDDQIGRIIDFALENHKVIRCVNVQPVSITGRINPEERKSMRINTTDFMKIIQEQTDGLIRTSDFYPVPSVIPISWAVGALKKKKYFEFSTSPWCGVGTFLVKSKEKWLPITDLSNFEKFLKSMEKVYEEASKGHKLLARLYAFASLRHLKGRLIRELMWPVLKEGNYRALGNFMYNVVMVGCMHFMDPYNFDLQRLQSCVIHYGLPDGTIRPFCSMNSLHRAEVEKNFSMPYDEWVKKRKERRISQKA, from the coding sequence TTGTCCACAACAATATTAAGAAAGACAGAAAGTATATGCCCAGTCTGTCTAAAAGTTATTGATGCTGAATTATTCATTGATAATGATAATAAAGTTAAGATAAGAAAAGAGTGTAAGGAACACGGTCCTTGTGTTGATACCTATACATTCTCATCTCCAGAGTTGTACACTTGGGCTGAGAAATTTGCCCATAGAGGAACAACAATAGAAAACCCAAGAACCTCTACTAAATTAAAGTGTCCTCACGATTGTGGTATCTGCCCAGAACATAAGTCTCATACAGTTTTGGCAATAATCGATCTAACCAATAGATGTAATCTAAAATGCCCCATCTGTTTTGCAAATGCCGCCGCAGCAGGATATGTTTATGAGCCATCTATTGATGAGATTAAAGGAATTATTAAAAATCTGAGAACTAATACCCCAATTCCACCCCCTGCATTGCAGTTCAGCGGTGGAGAACCGACACTAATAGATGAACTTCCGGATTTGATCATAGCTGCGAAAAAAGAAGGCTTCAAGCATATTGAAGTAAATACAAATGGGATACGATTTGCTAATGATATCAGTTTTTTCAAAAAATGCATTGATGCTGGATTGAATACGATATATCTTCAATTCGATGGCCTAGATGACGGAATATACAGAAAGACAAGAGGTGTCCCTCTTTTTGATATAAAATTGAAGGTAATTGAAAATGCTAAAAAATTGAACTTTGCAAGCATTGTCTTAGTGGTTACTTTAGTACGTGGAATTAATGATGATCAAATTGGACGAATTATAGACTTTGCATTAGAAAATCATAAAGTCATTAGATGTGTTAATGTTCAACCTGTTTCGATAACTGGCAGAATAAATCCAGAAGAACGCAAGTCTATGCGAATAAATACAACAGACTTTATGAAAATTATTCAAGAACAGACTGATGGTTTGATAAGAACTAGTGATTTCTACCCAGTACCTTCGGTAATACCCATATCTTGGGCAGTTGGAGCACTTAAGAAGAAAAAATATTTCGAGTTCTCTACAAGCCCTTGGTGTGGGGTAGGAACTTTTTTAGTAAAAAGTAAAGAGAAATGGTTACCAATTACCGATCTATCAAATTTTGAAAAATTCTTAAAGAGTATGGAAAAGGTCTATGAGGAGGCTTCAAAAGGACATAAATTACTTGCTAGGCTGTATGCATTTGCATCTTTAAGACATCTTAAAGGACGATTAATAAGGGAATTAATGTGGCCAGTTCTAAAGGAAGGAAATTATAGAGCTCTTGGGAATTTCATGTATAATGTAGTCATGGTTGGATGCATGCATTTTATGGATCCTTATAATTTTGATCTTCAAAGACTACAAAGCTGTGTGATTCATTATGGCTTACCTGATGGAACAATAAGACCCTTCTGCTCAATGAACTCTCTGCATAGAGCTGAAGTAGAAAAGAATTTTTCGATGCCATATGATGAATGGGTAAAGAAGAGAAAAGAGCGCAGGATTTCACAAAAAGCTTAG
- the cofH gene encoding 5-amino-6-(D-ribitylamino)uracil--L-tyrosine 4-hydroxyphenyl transferase CofH, giving the protein MFFSKEVKIEKLWKRIDPILAEILERAINGKEIRINEAEELFKSKGKELSALIFVADEIRKRSIGETVTFVINQNINFTNICDANCGFCAFRKSPKDTNTYKLSLKQIIEKVRQAHNLGATEVCIQGGLNESINSSFYVEVCKHIKREFPKIHIHAFSPTEIVYAAEKAGYNIKEFLMMLKDAGLDSMPGTSAEILNDEIRKIICPEKVDVETWCNVIKTAHKLGIPTTSTIMYGHVDRPKHWVEHLTILKEIQKETSGFTEFVPLSFVYPNTPIYKKGLAHAGASGLDDIKMYAVSRLMLDGYINHIQVSWVKLGPKFAQFCLNAGADDFGGTLIEENISKSAGSSSGQYLISSEIIRLIKDAGRIPAQRTTTYEILKTFKN; this is encoded by the coding sequence ATGTTCTTTAGCAAAGAGGTTAAAATTGAAAAACTTTGGAAAAGAATTGATCCGATTCTAGCTGAGATTCTGGAGAGAGCTATTAATGGAAAGGAGATTAGGATTAACGAAGCTGAAGAACTTTTTAAGTCTAAAGGAAAGGAATTATCTGCTTTAATATTCGTTGCTGATGAAATCAGAAAAAGATCCATTGGCGAAACTGTGACTTTTGTTATCAATCAGAACATAAATTTTACCAACATATGCGATGCGAATTGCGGATTTTGTGCTTTTAGAAAGTCACCAAAAGATACGAATACATACAAGCTCTCTTTGAAACAGATAATTGAAAAGGTAAGGCAGGCTCATAATTTAGGTGCTACTGAGGTATGCATTCAAGGAGGACTCAATGAAAGTATCAATTCCTCTTTTTATGTTGAAGTTTGTAAACACATTAAAAGAGAATTCCCAAAGATTCACATCCATGCATTTTCTCCGACTGAGATAGTGTACGCTGCTGAGAAAGCCGGATATAATATAAAAGAATTTTTAATGATGCTGAAGGATGCTGGATTAGATAGCATGCCTGGCACATCAGCAGAAATTTTGAATGATGAAATTAGAAAAATTATTTGCCCAGAAAAAGTTGATGTAGAGACTTGGTGTAATGTGATTAAGACAGCTCATAAATTGGGCATTCCAACCACATCGACTATTATGTATGGGCATGTAGATAGACCAAAACATTGGGTCGAACATCTTACTATATTGAAAGAGATTCAAAAAGAAACATCTGGATTTACAGAATTTGTTCCGTTAAGCTTTGTATATCCAAATACTCCAATATACAAAAAAGGTTTAGCACATGCTGGTGCTTCTGGTTTAGACGACATAAAAATGTATGCGGTCTCAAGGCTTATGCTGGATGGATACATAAATCACATCCAGGTCTCATGGGTAAAACTTGGACCAAAATTTGCTCAATTTTGCTTGAATGCAGGCGCTGATGATTTTGGAGGCACACTCATAGAAGAAAATATTTCAAAATCAGCAGGTTCTTCATCTGGCCAATACTTGATATCATCAGAAATAATCAGATTAATAAAAGATGCAGGGAGAATTCCTGCACAGAGAACTACGACTTACGAAATTCTAAAGACATTTAAAAACTAA
- the cofG gene encoding 7,8-didemethyl-8-hydroxy-5-deazariboflavin synthase CofG, whose translation MNSLSKDIAPEIKESILRCFKGKTISRQEANYIIEADNSCLPMLMAASSIIRDRSNEKKISYSKNVFIPLTNICSNMCKYCGFRRDPIETDAKLMTPSQVVDLAQKGDASGCHEALFCLGEKPEKKYKDYLKRLKKLGYENTIEYLCHICETVFKKTNLLPHSNPGLIDKNEMKTLKEFNASLGLMLESTSNRLSEKGGPHELSPGKTPKLRLDVIDHAGQLKIPFTTGLLIGIGENDKEIIDSLFAIKKLHDKYDHIQEIIVQNFRAEPRTEMENSKEPIIEQLLKIVIMTRLIFGKDMSIQIPPNLNTNYYELSILAGIDDWGGISPITMDFINPDFPWPKIEDLEKITKNNGFDFKERLPIYPKYIRKSEFMSKSIKDKVFSLADNEGYVRRSD comes from the coding sequence ATGAACTCTTTATCTAAAGATATTGCACCTGAAATTAAAGAATCCATCTTAAGATGTTTTAAAGGAAAAACTATCTCTAGACAGGAAGCTAATTACATTATTGAAGCAGATAATTCTTGTTTGCCTATGCTGATGGCTGCCAGTTCTATAATTAGAGATCGTTCGAATGAAAAAAAAATCAGTTATTCAAAAAATGTCTTCATACCTTTAACCAACATTTGTAGTAATATGTGTAAATATTGCGGATTCAGAAGAGATCCAATTGAAACTGACGCTAAACTTATGACCCCTTCTCAAGTTGTTGATTTAGCTCAAAAGGGAGATGCTTCAGGTTGTCATGAAGCTTTATTTTGTCTTGGCGAAAAACCTGAAAAAAAGTATAAAGATTATTTGAAGAGACTAAAGAAACTAGGTTATGAAAATACTATAGAATATTTATGTCATATATGTGAAACTGTTTTTAAAAAAACCAATTTGTTGCCACACAGTAATCCAGGGCTTATCGATAAAAACGAAATGAAAACTTTGAAAGAATTCAATGCTAGCCTTGGTCTTATGCTTGAATCTACTAGCAATAGGCTAAGTGAAAAGGGAGGGCCTCATGAATTAAGTCCAGGAAAGACTCCAAAATTAAGACTTGATGTAATTGATCATGCAGGCCAACTAAAAATACCTTTCACAACTGGGTTGTTGATAGGAATAGGAGAAAACGACAAAGAAATAATCGATTCACTTTTTGCAATAAAGAAGTTGCATGACAAATATGATCATATACAAGAGATTATTGTTCAGAATTTTAGAGCTGAGCCTAGAACTGAGATGGAAAATAGTAAAGAACCGATAATTGAACAGCTTCTAAAGATAGTAATAATGACAAGATTGATTTTTGGCAAAGACATGAGTATTCAGATCCCGCCTAATTTGAATACGAATTATTACGAGTTATCCATTCTTGCTGGGATAGACGATTGGGGCGGAATATCACCTATAACGATGGATTTTATAAATCCAGATTTTCCTTGGCCAAAGATTGAAGATTTGGAGAAAATTACTAAAAATAATGGATTTGACTTTAAAGAAAGACTGCCGATATATCCAAAATATATTAGAAAATCTGAATTCATGTCAAAATCTATAAAGGATAAGGTTTTTTCTTTGGCTGATAATGAAGGATATGTAAGAAGGTCAGACTGA